From Micromonospora rifamycinica, a single genomic window includes:
- a CDS encoding FIMAH domain-containing protein yields the protein MTNPSSPRVRRGRRSLGLIAAGLLLVGAVPGTASAAEPDPRVGLGAGWLDAQSAISNLEQVAHRDKPAGFVDPTNPGNGGYYNSDLAFGGRYVFQGNYNGFTVTDVADPAEPTLVTSVVCPGGQGDLSVHGNLLFMSVEETRGRVDCGTNPNVGTRFQGVRVFDITDVRNPTQVAAVQLCRGSHTHTVVTDPRDAANIYVYVSGTTSVRPATTMEGCNNNAADGENPSRWRIDVIKVPLAAPQDAAVVNQPRLFQDPVTGRVDGLQNGPVTPRHPSGSTWSPTPNTNACHDITAYPEIGLAAGACQGNGILIDISDPANPKRIDEVADPNFAYWHSATFNNDGTKVIFTDEWGGGSGARCRDTDLPQWGANAIFDVVDRKLTFASYYKLPVPQSLQENCVAHNGSLIPVPGRDVMVQAWYQGGISVFDFTDSKHPREIAYFDRGPVSPTSLVLGGFWSAYWYNGNLYGNEIARGLDVFALTPSAHLSAAEIEAAAQVKLAGFNAQGQPRITWTPSFALARAYLDQLVRAGAIDPALSIEVDTVLRRAGEFAAAGRRFAAEEQLRTLADRLDTAPHRTLRQALVDLADTFNPRVAATVGPAEPTGSNGWYTGPVTLTLTGLPAGLWTGQYSVDDGVTWVDVPASGVATIDAEVKGTVRYRAVDGAGNTSREGSRWLKIDRTAPDVQVSGLTGGTSYGDSGTVTVDWTVTDGGAGPGINPDSALLDGKRVARGATVALSSLPLGGHTLVVTAKDKAGNTTTRSVAFTTTTSFADLQALVDGYRAAGTVSAGNADKLTTSLGKAGVAASAGQPAEAVGHLTTFLDQARALNAVGARTLLVRDAQALIDQFDR from the coding sequence ATGACAAATCCCTCATCCCCCAGGGTCCGCCGGGGTCGGCGGTCCCTCGGCCTGATAGCCGCCGGGCTGCTCCTGGTCGGCGCGGTCCCCGGCACGGCCTCGGCCGCGGAGCCCGACCCGCGCGTCGGCCTCGGCGCGGGCTGGCTCGACGCCCAGTCCGCGATCAGCAACCTGGAGCAGGTGGCGCACCGCGACAAGCCGGCCGGGTTCGTCGACCCGACCAACCCGGGCAACGGCGGGTACTACAACTCGGACCTCGCCTTCGGCGGCCGGTACGTCTTCCAGGGCAACTACAACGGGTTCACCGTCACCGACGTGGCCGACCCGGCCGAACCGACGCTGGTCACCAGCGTGGTGTGCCCGGGCGGGCAGGGTGACCTCTCCGTCCACGGCAACCTGCTCTTCATGTCGGTCGAGGAGACCCGCGGCCGGGTCGACTGCGGCACCAACCCCAACGTCGGCACCCGGTTCCAGGGCGTCCGGGTCTTCGACATCACCGATGTGCGCAACCCGACGCAGGTGGCAGCCGTACAGCTCTGCCGTGGCTCGCACACGCACACGGTGGTGACCGACCCCCGCGACGCCGCCAACATCTACGTCTACGTCTCCGGCACCACCTCGGTCCGCCCGGCGACCACGATGGAGGGTTGCAACAACAACGCCGCCGACGGGGAGAACCCGTCGCGGTGGCGGATCGACGTCATCAAGGTGCCGCTGGCGGCTCCGCAGGACGCCGCCGTGGTGAACCAGCCGAGGCTGTTCCAGGATCCCGTCACCGGTCGGGTCGACGGGCTCCAGAACGGCCCGGTGACGCCCCGCCACCCGTCCGGGTCCACCTGGTCGCCGACGCCGAACACCAACGCCTGCCACGACATCACCGCGTACCCCGAGATCGGGCTGGCGGCCGGCGCGTGCCAGGGCAACGGCATCCTGATCGACATCTCGGATCCGGCGAACCCGAAACGGATCGACGAGGTGGCCGACCCGAACTTCGCGTACTGGCACTCGGCGACGTTCAACAACGACGGCACCAAGGTGATCTTCACCGACGAGTGGGGCGGTGGCAGCGGGGCACGTTGCCGGGACACCGACCTGCCGCAGTGGGGCGCCAACGCCATCTTCGACGTCGTCGACCGGAAGCTGACCTTCGCCAGCTACTACAAGCTGCCGGTGCCGCAGTCGCTCCAGGAGAACTGCGTCGCGCACAACGGCTCGCTGATCCCGGTGCCCGGCCGCGACGTCATGGTGCAGGCCTGGTACCAGGGCGGCATCTCGGTGTTCGACTTCACCGACTCGAAGCACCCGCGCGAGATCGCGTACTTCGACCGGGGGCCGGTCAGCCCGACCTCGCTCGTGCTGGGCGGCTTCTGGTCGGCGTACTGGTACAACGGCAACCTCTACGGCAACGAGATCGCCCGTGGCCTCGACGTGTTCGCGCTGACCCCCAGCGCACACCTGTCGGCGGCCGAGATCGAGGCCGCCGCCCAGGTGAAGCTGGCCGGGTTCAACGCCCAGGGCCAGCCCAGGATCACCTGGACGCCGAGTTTCGCGCTCGCCCGCGCGTACCTCGACCAGCTCGTCCGGGCCGGTGCGATCGACCCGGCGCTGAGCATCGAGGTCGACACGGTCCTGCGCCGGGCCGGCGAGTTCGCCGCCGCCGGCAGGCGGTTCGCCGCCGAGGAGCAGCTGCGGACGCTGGCCGACAGGCTGGACACCGCACCGCACCGGACGCTCCGACAGGCCCTGGTGGACCTGGCGGACACCTTCAACCCCCGGGTCGCGGCCACGGTCGGCCCGGCCGAGCCGACCGGTAGCAACGGCTGGTACACCGGTCCCGTCACGCTCACCCTGACCGGCCTGCCCGCCGGCCTCTGGACCGGCCAGTACTCCGTCGACGACGGCGTGACCTGGGTGGACGTGCCGGCCAGCGGGGTCGCGACGATCGACGCCGAGGTCAAGGGCACGGTGCGGTACCGGGCGGTCGACGGCGCCGGCAACACCTCCCGGGAGGGCAGCCGGTGGCTCAAGATCGACCGGACCGCGCCCGACGTGCAGGTGTCCGGGCTGACCGGAGGGACGTCGTACGGTGACTCCGGCACGGTGACGGTGGACTGGACGGTCACCGACGGCGGCGCCGGGCCGGGGATCAACCCGGACAGCGCACTGCTGGACGGCAAGCGGGTGGCCCGGGGGGCGACGGTCGCCCTGTCCAGCCTCCCGCTGGGCGGTCACACCCTGGTGGTGACCGCGAAGGACAAGGCCGGTAACACCACCACCCGGTCCGTCGCGTTCACCACCACGACGTCGTTCGCCGACCTCCAGGCGCTCGTCGACGGTTACCGGGCCGCCGGAACCGTCAGCGCGGGCAACGCCGACAAGCTGACCACCAGCCTCGGCAAGGCCGGCGTGGCGGCCTCCGCAGGCCAGCCGGCGGAGGCGGTCGGGCACCTGACCACCTTCCTCGACCAGGCCCGCGCGCTGAACGCCGTCGGGGCGCGCACCCTGCTGGTCCGCGACGCCCAGGCGCTGATCGACCAGTTCGACAGGTGA
- a CDS encoding DUF305 domain-containing protein produces the protein MPLPRRVVVSGVVATVVLGSVVGAVLWAGRDDPAYQPPTSRVVQPGAPGQPARELSGTDLSQLSPPGFTAADSLFVQGMIPHHTQALEMTALLAGRTTSPDLTLLAKRIEVSQGDEIARMRQWLAERSVPTAGPHGGAAHGGGAHDALMPGMLTPAQLDQLRQARGAEFDRLFLTAMIRHHQGALSMVEQLYATGGGLEPASDQFAREVNADQGIEIQRMQQMLVKLG, from the coding sequence GTGCCGCTGCCCCGTCGCGTGGTCGTTTCCGGTGTGGTCGCCACCGTCGTTCTCGGCTCGGTGGTGGGCGCGGTCCTCTGGGCGGGTCGGGACGACCCGGCGTACCAGCCGCCGACGTCGCGGGTGGTGCAGCCGGGAGCGCCCGGCCAGCCGGCCCGGGAACTGTCCGGCACCGACCTGTCGCAGCTCTCGCCGCCCGGGTTCACCGCGGCCGACAGCCTGTTCGTGCAGGGCATGATCCCGCACCACACGCAGGCCCTGGAGATGACCGCGCTGCTGGCCGGGCGGACCACCAGCCCGGACCTGACGCTGCTCGCCAAGCGGATCGAGGTGTCGCAGGGCGACGAGATCGCGCGGATGCGGCAGTGGCTCGCGGAGCGGAGCGTGCCGACCGCCGGTCCGCACGGAGGCGCGGCACACGGCGGCGGGGCGCACGACGCGCTGATGCCGGGGATGCTCACCCCCGCGCAGCTCGACCAGCTCAGGCAGGCGCGCGGCGCGGAGTTCGACCGGCTCTTCCTGACCGCGATGATCCGTCACCACCAGGGCGCGCTGTCCATGGTGGAGCAGCTCTACGCCACCGGTGGCGGGCTCGAACCGGCCAGCGACCAGTTCGCCCGCGAGGTCAACGCCGACCAGGGCATCGAGATCCAGCGGATGCAGCAGATGCTGGTCAAGCTCGGCTGA
- a CDS encoding family 16 glycoside hydrolase, which yields MTTPHRRRWRPRPVLVAAGTALATVLASASVTPATAAPAADVPPQEPGVTLRAYDMGTPLSALCTLKPAQTPNVDKLMPQINWTSTEDFGLADRFVTHVTGNLAVPVDGSYAFRLTSDDGSRLTIGDTVVVDHDGLHGETAEEGSATLTAGLHPLRVEHFDDGGGQVLRLEWRPPGAAGFTLVPTSALSTDAGVVRVTAPGWKYCEGATDSAGDGLPLDRVHPGYTLTDLRPDGFRPQVTGMAFRPDGTLVLSTWGGTDNATGEIYLVEGATGATGPDRVTYRRFADGLREPQGVAVVDGTVYVSQKHELTALRDTDGDGVADDRCTVATWPWGGNFHEFAFGLLYRDGFFHLNLSVAINQGGATTVPQPAPNRGTSIKVNARTGKITYLAGGLRTPNGIGWGPRGEVLVTDNQGGWLPASKLVQIRQGAFFNHYTSPDGPFDDKPVTRPIVWLPQNEVGNSPSTPVLLAQGPYAGQLVVGDVTYGGLQRVYLDEVEGQYQGAVFRHTQGLEAGVNEVTLGPDGAVYVGGVGAGGNWGQEGKLSYGLQKLTPNGTSTFEVKQMRATANGFDLEYTEPVSAETAARLAEAYQVTQWRYGATSQYGGPKLDLEKLTVTRAVLAANGRTVRLRIPGLKENRVVHVRSPRPFSAADGEQLWNTEAWYTLNEIPGRVAQPQTFFEAEEGRTVGVGMATDHAAYSGAGFAAGFADDGASTRISVDVPEAGNHDLAMRYSNGPNPFSGPKQLSLYVNGKRIEQTVFPSTVTWEEWGTVTTRAHLRRGRNIVEYRKESADSGHVNLDVLAVRPRGERITLFDGGDLTEWQHTDGREPEWTRDGNTMTVQGGDLRTVQAFGDFRLHVEFNLPLYPPEVTGQQRANSGVYLQDRYEIQVLDSFGVDPPQNNDAAAIYTQKAPDVNAARPPQTWQTYDIEYRQARYDAAGVKVANPRVTVVWNGVTVHDDVEILGPTGGSRPEGPAAGAIRLQDHGNPVRYRNIWIKPLDG from the coding sequence GTGACCACCCCGCACCGTCGGCGCTGGCGTCCCCGACCCGTCCTCGTGGCCGCCGGCACCGCCCTGGCGACCGTCCTCGCCAGCGCCTCCGTCACCCCGGCCACCGCCGCACCCGCCGCCGACGTCCCACCGCAGGAACCCGGCGTCACCCTGCGCGCGTACGACATGGGCACCCCGCTGTCGGCACTGTGCACCCTCAAGCCCGCACAGACCCCGAACGTCGACAAGCTCATGCCGCAGATCAACTGGACCAGCACCGAGGACTTCGGGCTCGCCGACCGGTTCGTCACCCACGTCACCGGCAACCTCGCCGTACCCGTGGACGGCAGCTACGCCTTCCGCCTCACCAGCGACGACGGCTCCCGGCTGACCATCGGCGACACGGTCGTCGTCGACCACGACGGGTTGCACGGTGAGACCGCCGAGGAGGGGTCGGCCACCCTCACCGCCGGCCTGCACCCGTTGCGCGTCGAGCACTTCGACGACGGGGGCGGCCAGGTGCTGCGGCTGGAATGGCGGCCACCGGGGGCCGCCGGCTTCACCCTGGTGCCGACCTCCGCGTTGAGCACCGACGCCGGGGTCGTCCGGGTCACCGCCCCGGGCTGGAAGTACTGCGAGGGAGCCACCGACTCGGCCGGCGACGGCCTGCCGCTCGACCGGGTGCACCCCGGCTACACCCTGACCGACCTGCGCCCCGACGGGTTCCGGCCGCAGGTCACCGGGATGGCGTTCCGCCCCGACGGCACTCTGGTGCTGAGCACCTGGGGTGGCACCGACAACGCCACCGGCGAGATCTACCTGGTCGAGGGGGCCACCGGTGCGACCGGCCCCGACCGGGTGACCTACCGCAGGTTCGCCGACGGGCTGCGCGAGCCGCAGGGCGTCGCCGTGGTCGACGGCACCGTCTACGTCAGCCAGAAGCACGAGCTGACCGCGCTGCGCGACACCGACGGCGACGGCGTCGCCGACGACCGGTGTACGGTCGCCACCTGGCCGTGGGGCGGCAACTTCCACGAGTTCGCCTTCGGCCTGCTCTACCGGGACGGGTTCTTCCACCTCAACCTGTCGGTCGCGATCAACCAGGGCGGCGCCACCACCGTGCCGCAGCCCGCACCGAACCGGGGCACCTCGATCAAGGTCAACGCCCGGACCGGCAAGATCACCTACCTGGCCGGCGGGCTGCGTACCCCGAACGGGATCGGCTGGGGGCCGCGCGGCGAGGTCCTCGTCACCGACAACCAGGGCGGCTGGCTGCCCGCGTCCAAGCTGGTCCAGATCCGGCAGGGAGCCTTCTTCAACCACTACACCAGCCCCGACGGGCCGTTCGACGACAAGCCGGTGACCCGACCGATCGTCTGGCTGCCGCAGAACGAGGTCGGCAACTCGCCGTCCACCCCCGTGCTGCTCGCGCAGGGGCCGTACGCCGGTCAGCTCGTCGTCGGCGACGTCACCTACGGCGGCCTGCAACGGGTCTACCTCGACGAGGTGGAGGGGCAGTATCAGGGGGCGGTGTTCCGGCACACGCAGGGCCTGGAGGCCGGCGTCAACGAGGTCACCCTCGGCCCCGACGGCGCGGTCTACGTGGGCGGCGTGGGGGCCGGCGGCAACTGGGGCCAGGAGGGCAAACTCAGCTACGGCCTGCAGAAGCTCACCCCCAACGGCACCTCGACGTTCGAGGTCAAGCAGATGCGGGCCACCGCCAACGGGTTCGACCTGGAGTACACCGAGCCGGTCTCGGCCGAGACCGCCGCGCGGCTCGCCGAGGCGTACCAGGTGACGCAGTGGCGCTACGGGGCGACCAGCCAGTACGGCGGTCCCAAGCTCGACCTGGAGAAGCTCACCGTGACCAGGGCGGTGCTGGCGGCCAACGGTCGCACCGTCCGGCTGCGGATCCCGGGCCTGAAGGAGAACCGGGTGGTGCACGTCCGCTCCCCGCGCCCCTTCTCCGCCGCCGACGGCGAGCAGCTGTGGAACACCGAGGCCTGGTACACCCTCAACGAGATCCCCGGCCGGGTTGCCCAGCCGCAGACCTTCTTCGAGGCCGAGGAGGGTCGCACCGTCGGCGTCGGGATGGCCACCGACCACGCCGCCTACTCCGGTGCCGGGTTCGCCGCCGGGTTCGCCGACGATGGCGCGTCGACCCGGATCTCCGTCGACGTCCCCGAGGCCGGCAACCACGACCTGGCCATGCGCTACAGCAACGGCCCGAACCCGTTCTCCGGCCCGAAACAGCTCAGCCTGTACGTCAACGGCAAGCGGATAGAGCAGACCGTCTTCCCCTCCACCGTCACCTGGGAGGAGTGGGGCACCGTCACCACCAGGGCACACCTGCGGCGGGGCCGCAACATCGTCGAGTACCGCAAGGAGAGCGCCGACTCCGGGCACGTCAACCTGGACGTGCTCGCCGTCCGGCCACGCGGGGAACGGATCACCCTGTTCGACGGCGGCGACCTCACCGAGTGGCAGCACACCGACGGGCGCGAACCGGAGTGGACCCGCGACGGCAACACCATGACCGTCCAGGGCGGCGACCTGCGGACCGTGCAGGCGTTCGGCGACTTCCGGCTGCACGTCGAGTTCAACCTGCCGCTCTACCCGCCGGAGGTGACCGGCCAGCAGCGCGCCAACAGCGGCGTCTACCTCCAGGACCGCTACGAGATCCAGGTGCTCGACTCGTTCGGCGTCGACCCGCCGCAGAACAACGACGCCGCCGCCATCTACACCCAGAAGGCGCCCGACGTGAACGCGGCCCGACCGCCGCAGACCTGGCAGACGTACGACATCGAGTACCGCCAGGCGCGCTACGACGCGGCCGGCGTCAAGGTGGCCAACCCCCGGGTCACCGTGGTGTGGAACGGCGTCACCGTGCACGACGACGTGGAGATCCTCGGCCCGACCGGCGGCAGCCGGCCGGAGGGTCCGGCGGCCGGCGCGATCCGGCTCCAGGACCACGGCAACCCGGTCCGGTACCGCAACATCTGGATCAAGCCCCTCGACGGGTGA
- a CDS encoding PP2C family protein-serine/threonine phosphatase, with amino-acid sequence MLDAGDAVRWLQLTAPRGGPDDLPLLVNRAAPALAATEIVIYLADYQQASLVPLLGAGLDRGELSIETTLAGRAFTGLDVQRAADSPDRVWVPLLVGCERMGVLEIVSPAAGERAIDGPAWELATCVGQLVVNRRPYGDVVERLRRRLPMQVAAEIVWGLLPPLTFATEDTVLTTILEPCYDVGGDIFDYALNGDVLSIGLFDTCGHGIRASTLASLVVSAYRNARRCGLDLVDTALSIDKWVRSEHPHLFATALLVELERSTGRLRVINAGHPGALLLRDGKAIRELPGPTALPLGLGHLATRRPEVYEEELHPGDRILAYTDGVTDARGGDGERFGLKRLVDFVNRALNDQLATPETMRRLVRAVVAYQEGQLDDDATALLLEWRPPRAPLPHLDGHPTPGF; translated from the coding sequence TTGCTCGACGCGGGTGACGCGGTGCGTTGGCTCCAGCTCACCGCACCCCGCGGCGGGCCGGACGACCTGCCCCTGCTGGTGAACCGGGCCGCGCCGGCCCTGGCGGCCACCGAGATCGTGATCTACCTGGCGGACTACCAGCAGGCCAGCCTCGTTCCGCTGCTCGGTGCCGGTCTCGACCGCGGGGAGCTGTCGATCGAGACGACCCTCGCCGGTCGGGCGTTCACCGGTCTCGACGTGCAGCGGGCGGCCGACAGCCCGGACCGGGTCTGGGTGCCGCTGCTCGTAGGGTGCGAGCGGATGGGTGTGCTGGAGATCGTCTCGCCGGCCGCCGGGGAGCGGGCCATCGACGGGCCGGCCTGGGAGCTGGCGACCTGCGTGGGGCAACTGGTGGTGAACCGCCGGCCGTACGGCGACGTGGTCGAGCGGCTGCGGCGTCGGCTACCGATGCAGGTCGCCGCCGAGATCGTCTGGGGCCTGCTGCCCCCGCTGACCTTCGCCACCGAGGACACGGTGCTCACCACCATCCTCGAACCGTGCTACGACGTCGGCGGCGACATCTTCGACTACGCGCTCAACGGCGACGTGCTCAGTATCGGGCTGTTCGACACCTGCGGGCACGGCATCAGGGCGAGCACCCTGGCCTCACTCGTGGTCAGCGCCTACCGCAACGCCCGCCGGTGCGGCCTCGACCTGGTCGACACGGCCCTGAGCATCGACAAGTGGGTACGCTCGGAGCATCCGCACCTGTTCGCCACGGCGCTCCTGGTCGAGCTGGAGCGCAGCACCGGCCGGCTCCGGGTGATCAACGCGGGGCACCCGGGAGCCCTGCTGCTGCGGGACGGCAAGGCGATCCGGGAGCTGCCCGGCCCGACCGCGCTCCCGCTCGGCCTGGGCCACCTGGCGACCCGCCGCCCCGAGGTGTACGAGGAGGAGCTGCACCCCGGGGACCGCATCCTCGCCTACACCGACGGCGTCACCGACGCGCGGGGCGGCGACGGGGAACGGTTCGGGTTGAAGCGGCTGGTCGACTTCGTCAACCGTGCCCTCAACGACCAACTCGCCACCCCGGAGACGATGCGTCGGCTGGTCCGCGCGGTGGTCGCCTACCAGGAGGGACAGCTCGACGACGATGCGACGGCGCTGCTGCTGGAGTGGCGTCCGCCGCGTGCGCCGCTGCCCCACCTGGACGGGCACCCGACCCCGGGCTTCTGA
- a CDS encoding DUF1304 domain-containing protein — MVVTGLVLAGVAGLIHVYIFFLESVVWTSARARAVFGTSREEAEVTRQLAFNQGFYNLFLAVAVVVGIVAYAVGAHTVGATLVFVGAGSMVAAGLVLLVSAPSKASAALKQLVPPLLAVVALAIGLVLR; from the coding sequence GTGGTCGTCACAGGGCTCGTCCTGGCCGGCGTCGCCGGCCTCATCCACGTCTACATCTTCTTCCTGGAGTCGGTCGTCTGGACCAGCGCCCGCGCCCGCGCGGTCTTCGGCACCAGCCGCGAGGAGGCGGAGGTGACCCGGCAGCTCGCCTTCAACCAGGGCTTCTACAACCTGTTCCTGGCCGTCGCGGTCGTCGTCGGCATCGTCGCGTACGCCGTGGGCGCGCACACCGTCGGCGCGACCCTGGTCTTCGTCGGCGCCGGGTCGATGGTCGCCGCCGGGCTGGTGCTGCTGGTCTCGGCACCGTCGAAGGCCAGCGCCGCGCTCAAGCAGCTCGTCCCCCCGCTGCTCGCCGTCGTCGCCCTGGCGATCGGCCTCGTCCTCCGCTGA